One Dokdonia sp. Dokd-P16 genomic window carries:
- a CDS encoding carboxymuconolactone decarboxylase family protein: protein MPLVTPLSAEHDETTKELALFFNETLGFCPNSVLTMQRRPDISRAFINLNKAVMANQGRVTSALKRMIAWVSSNATGCRYCQAHAIRAAERYGAEQEQLDNIWEYRHHAAFSDAERAALDFSLAASQVPNAVDAKIKEELYKYWNEGEIVEMLGVISLFGYLNRWNDSMGTTLEEDAIDSGNQYLGKHGFEVGKHV from the coding sequence ATGCCATTAGTAACTCCACTCTCTGCCGAACATGATGAGACAACCAAAGAACTTGCCCTATTTTTTAATGAGACACTAGGCTTTTGTCCCAACTCGGTACTTACAATGCAGCGTCGTCCTGATATCTCACGCGCATTTATAAATCTTAACAAAGCTGTGATGGCAAACCAAGGCCGAGTGACTTCTGCCTTAAAACGTATGATTGCTTGGGTATCTAGTAATGCTACTGGATGTCGTTATTGCCAGGCGCACGCCATACGTGCTGCAGAGCGTTATGGAGCAGAGCAAGAGCAACTAGATAACATCTGGGAATACAGACATCACGCTGCCTTTTCTGATGCAGAGCGTGCTGCGCTTGATTTCTCACTAGCAGCAAGTCAAGTACCAAATGCTGTAGATGCAAAAATCAAGGAAGAATTATATAAATACTGGAATGAAGGTGAGATTGTAGAGATGCTGGGAGTGATTTCACTCTTTGGATACCTTAACCGCTGGAACGACTCGATGGGAACTACCCTAGAGGAAGATGCCATAGATTCTGGAAATCAATATCTCGGAAAACACGGATTTGAAGTAGGAAAACACGTGTAA
- a CDS encoding OsmC family protein — MAGHTVTTIYKQGMQFETDSPTGYKVLIDTSPENGGNNDGMGPKAMMLSGLAGCTGLDIVFVLNKMRVDVPKFKMIVKGELTEEHPKTYHTVWLDYHFYGDDLNEEKIQKAVTLSEDQYCGVMEMFRKFADLKVGVHFHALSELNEESEN, encoded by the coding sequence ATGGCTGGACATACAGTAACTACAATTTATAAGCAAGGAATGCAATTTGAAACAGATAGCCCTACGGGTTATAAGGTTTTAATAGATACTTCTCCAGAAAATGGAGGTAATAACGATGGAATGGGGCCTAAGGCAATGATGCTTTCTGGTCTTGCGGGATGTACTGGTTTAGACATTGTTTTTGTGCTAAATAAAATGAGGGTAGACGTGCCTAAATTTAAAATGATTGTAAAAGGAGAACTCACAGAGGAGCACCCTAAAACATATCACACCGTATGGCTAGATTATCACTTTTATGGTGATGACTTAAATGAAGAAAAAATCCAAAAAGCAGTAACACTCTCTGAAGATCAATACTGTGGAGTGATGGAAATGTTTAGAAAATTTGCCGATTTAAAAGTAGGCGTACACTTTCACGCAC